The nucleotide sequence GTGTTCGACGTGTGCGGCGACCGTCCGGTGGGCGATCACCAGGCTGTCGGCTATCCGCTGGTTGGACCAGCCTTCGACCAACATGCCGAGGATCTCCAGCTCCCTGCGGGTCAGCCCGTGCAGGTCGCCAGGTGGCGCGACCAGCACCACGGCACGCAGGTACGCCGGTACGTGGTCCGGGCAGGCCAGCACGCTGATCCGCAGGAGGTCGCGGTACGGCGATCCCGAGTGGTCGGGGCAGAGAAAGGCGGCGTGCGGCTCTCCCTCGGCCAGGCTGCCGGCCGCCGCGCGGAGCACGGGTGAGCCGGGCCGGAGTACCGGATGGTCCGGCAGGCCCGCCAGCTCGGCCGCGTTGCCCGCCCGGGTCAGCACCACCCCGGCCGTCGCGTTGGCGACGATCCTGGCCAGGGCGGCGACCGAGCGCATCGGGTCGACCGCCTCGCCGATCACCGGGGCGAGCAGGCCGAGGAAGTCCCGGGCGGCGTCGGTAGGGTGCTCGGTCGCCTCGGTGTGCAGGGCCAGCACACCGATGTGCCGGCCGGCCGGGCCGAACAGGGGCACCCCGATTCCCTCGTTGAACCCGGCCGGGGCGAAGTGCTCGCTCCAGGAGTACAGCTCGGCCACCGGGACCGGCGACTCCCGGACCCGCAGCGGCGGCCCGTCCCGGTCCAGCCCGAGGAGTTCCACCTCCTCGTACTGCCGTGGGCCGAGCAGGTGCGTCATGGTCGCCTGGTCGTAGCCGACCGCACCGACCGTGTCGAACCTGAGCCGTTCCGGATCCACCACCTGCACGACCGCGGCGTCGTACGGGCCCAGTCGGCGCAGCACGGCGAAGAGTTCCGCCACCCGCTCCGCCGCAGCTACCGGTGCCGCCGCCAGTCGTTCGACCTCGGCGGCGATTTCCGCGGCGTGCGGCGGCAGGTCGGCCATTGGTCAACGTCCCGGAGTAACGACGGAGATGCGGTCGGGCCCTTTCATCGAATCGGCAGTCCTGTCAATCGACAGCGCGGGGACAGGTGCGATTACCTAGGTAAACGCCACCGGGCGTCACAGGACACGCGGCGCCCGGCCGGCGGAACCGGCTCGGCGGTGGGCGATGGCCGGACGGCCAGCCGGCCGATGGTCGTGGGGGGCGCGCACGCTCCGGCGCGCTCCCCACCCGGTCCGGCCGGGTCGTTCCGTCCCCGCCGGTCCGGGGAGCCGTCCCCGCCGGTCC is from Micromonospora sp. WMMD1102 and encodes:
- a CDS encoding LuxR C-terminal-related transcriptional regulator, which gives rise to MADLPPHAAEIAAEVERLAAAPVAAAERVAELFAVLRRLGPYDAAVVQVVDPERLRFDTVGAVGYDQATMTHLLGPRQYEEVELLGLDRDGPPLRVRESPVPVAELYSWSEHFAPAGFNEGIGVPLFGPAGRHIGVLALHTEATEHPTDAARDFLGLLAPVIGEAVDPMRSVAALARIVANATAGVVLTRAGNAAELAGLPDHPVLRPGSPVLRAAAGSLAEGEPHAAFLCPDHSGSPYRDLLRISVLACPDHVPAYLRAVVLVAPPGDLHGLTRRELEILGMLVEGWSNQRIADSLVIAHRTVAAHVEHILAKLAAPSRTLAAVRAFRLGLYVPRSLTRSAR